The Aliiroseovarius pelagivivens genome contains a region encoding:
- a CDS encoding YciI family protein — protein sequence MCLIYNAEDNGPQPGTDEFGPYMQSYVDFTQEVQDAGVMVGGNALQPVATSTTVSVRGGKSEVVDGPFAETKEQLGGYYILDCKDLDEALHYAAKIPDAQYGRIEVRPVMIFD from the coding sequence ATGTGTTTGATTTATAACGCCGAGGATAATGGCCCGCAGCCAGGCACGGACGAGTTCGGCCCCTATATGCAATCCTATGTGGATTTCACGCAGGAAGTGCAGGATGCAGGTGTGATGGTCGGAGGCAACGCCTTACAACCCGTTGCGACGTCAACCACGGTGTCCGTTCGTGGCGGCAAGTCCGAAGTGGTTGATGGCCCGTTTGCCGAGACCAAAGAGCAATTGGGGGGCTACTACATCCTTGATTGCAAAGATCTGGACGAGGCGCTGCACTATGCAGCCAAGATCCCGGACGCCCAATACGGTCGGATCGAGGTGCGTCCGGTCATGATCTTTGACTAA
- the pheT gene encoding phenylalanine--tRNA ligase subunit beta codes for MKFTISWLKDHLDTEASVDEIAEACTDLGLEVEEIFNPMDRLGAFTIAKVKSAEKHPDADRLRVCTVETNEGEKQIVCGAPNAREGITVVLAKPGDYVPGIDVTLSVGKIRGVESHGMMASERELELSEEHDGIIELPSGEVGDKFVDWLAANDPEKVDPVIEIAITPNRPDALGVRGIARDLAARGLGTLKPMTEHKVAGNGPSPINVTIDEDTLDANPLFMGRLIKGVKNGPSPAWLQARLKAVGLRPISALVDITNFFTYDMNRPLHVFDADKVKGDLRVHRAKGGETLMGLDEKEYTFDAGMVVISDSEGVESIAGVMGGLPTGCTEETTNVFLEAAFWETIQIAKTGRALKINSDARYRNERGIDPAYNAPAIEAATQMILDLCGGEASDVVTAGAEPDVSRAYKLDTDRVQSLVGMDIPADEQRKTLTALGFTIDGDMAHVPSWRPDVLGSADLVEEVARVASLTKLVGKPLPRSHVGVPKAILTPMQKREGIARRTVAALGYNECVTYSFIDQASAERFGTGGDNVALANPISSEMSHMRPSLLPGLLQAAARNQARGFMDLALFEVGPVFSGGEPDEYEQMVTGILVGNTGPRDRFGARRPVDTYDAKADVEAVLAAIGAPAKLTFVRDMNAWWHPGRSAKLGLGPKNILGAFGELHPKTIAEMDVKGPVVAFAVHLAKVPFPKAKGTGRAALGASDLQPVERDFAFVVDADVEAINLVNAAAGADKALITDVNVFDEFIGGSLGEGKKSLAITVRLQPRDATLTDKDIEAVSQKIVQKVEKATGGSLRG; via the coding sequence ATGAAATTCACCATCTCCTGGCTGAAAGACCACCTCGACACCGAAGCCTCGGTTGACGAAATCGCCGAGGCCTGCACCGATCTGGGGCTTGAGGTTGAAGAGATCTTCAACCCCATGGACCGTCTTGGCGCGTTCACCATCGCCAAGGTCAAATCGGCTGAAAAGCACCCCGACGCCGACCGACTGCGCGTGTGCACCGTGGAAACCAACGAAGGCGAAAAGCAGATCGTTTGCGGTGCGCCGAATGCGCGGGAAGGCATCACCGTGGTGCTGGCCAAACCCGGCGACTATGTGCCCGGCATCGACGTGACCCTGTCCGTCGGCAAAATCCGCGGTGTCGAAAGCCACGGCATGATGGCCTCGGAACGCGAGCTGGAGCTGTCGGAAGAGCATGACGGCATTATCGAGCTGCCCTCGGGCGAGGTCGGCGACAAGTTCGTCGACTGGCTGGCCGCCAATGACCCCGAGAAGGTCGACCCGGTGATCGAAATCGCCATCACCCCCAACCGCCCCGATGCGCTGGGCGTGCGTGGCATTGCGCGTGACTTGGCCGCCCGTGGTCTGGGCACGCTGAAGCCCATGACCGAACACAAGGTTGCGGGCAACGGCCCCAGCCCGATCAACGTGACCATTGACGAGGATACGCTGGACGCGAACCCCTTGTTCATGGGGCGTCTGATCAAGGGTGTGAAGAACGGACCCAGTCCCGCATGGCTGCAGGCGCGTTTGAAGGCTGTGGGCTTGCGACCCATTTCCGCGCTGGTCGATATCACCAACTTCTTCACCTACGACATGAACCGCCCGCTGCACGTGTTCGACGCCGACAAGGTTAAGGGTGACCTGCGCGTGCATCGCGCCAAAGGTGGCGAGACTCTGATGGGTCTGGACGAAAAAGAATACACGTTCGATGCTGGCATGGTCGTGATTTCGGACAGCGAAGGTGTGGAATCCATCGCGGGTGTGATGGGCGGCCTGCCCACCGGCTGCACGGAAGAGACCACCAACGTGTTCCTTGAGGCTGCGTTCTGGGAAACCATCCAGATCGCGAAAACCGGCCGTGCGCTGAAGATCAACTCAGACGCGCGGTATCGCAACGAACGCGGCATCGACCCGGCCTATAACGCACCTGCGATCGAGGCCGCGACCCAGATGATCCTTGATCTCTGCGGTGGTGAAGCGTCGGACGTTGTGACCGCTGGCGCCGAGCCAGACGTGTCCCGCGCCTATAAGCTGGACACTGACCGCGTGCAGTCGCTGGTGGGTATGGACATCCCCGCCGATGAACAGCGCAAAACGCTGACCGCGCTGGGCTTCACCATCGACGGTGACATGGCCCATGTGCCGTCGTGGCGTCCTGACGTGCTGGGATCCGCCGATCTGGTCGAGGAAGTGGCCCGCGTCGCATCCCTGACCAAGCTGGTTGGCAAGCCGCTGCCGCGCAGCCATGTGGGCGTTCCGAAAGCGATCCTGACCCCGATGCAGAAGCGCGAAGGCATTGCGCGACGCACCGTGGCGGCCTTGGGCTACAACGAATGCGTGACCTACAGCTTCATTGATCAAGCCAGCGCCGAGCGCTTCGGCACCGGCGGTGACAACGTGGCTTTGGCGAACCCGATTTCGTCCGAGATGAGCCACATGCGCCCCTCGCTTCTGCCCGGCCTGCTGCAAGCCGCTGCGCGCAACCAAGCGCGCGGGTTCATGGATCTGGCGCTGTTCGAGGTTGGCCCTGTGTTCAGCGGCGGCGAGCCCGATGAGTACGAGCAGATGGTCACCGGCATCCTGGTTGGCAACACCGGCCCGCGCGACCGTTTCGGCGCGCGTCGCCCGGTCGACACCTATGACGCCAAGGCGGATGTGGAAGCTGTTCTGGCTGCCATCGGTGCGCCTGCCAAGCTGACCTTCGTGCGTGACATGAACGCGTGGTGGCATCCGGGTCGCTCGGCCAAGCTGGGTCTGGGTCCGAAAAACATCCTTGGCGCGTTCGGCGAACTGCACCCGAAAACCATCGCCGAGATGGACGTGAAAGGCCCCGTTGTGGCCTTCGCCGTGCATCTGGCGAAAGTGCCGTTCCCGAAAGCCAAAGGCACGGGCCGCGCGGCGCTGGGCGCATCGGACCTGCAACCGGTCGAGCGTGACTTCGCCTTCGTGGTGGACGCAGACGTAGAAGCCATCAATCTGGTGAACGCGGCGGCTGGTGCGGACAAGGCGCTGATCACCGATGTAAACGTCTTTGACGAATTCATCGGGGGATCGCTGGGTGAGGGCAAGAAATCGCTCGCCATCACCGTGCGACTGCAACCGCGTGACGCGACCCTGACCGACAAGGACATCGAGGCTGTCAGCCAGAAGATCGTCCAGAAGGTCGAAAAGGCGACGGGCGGCAGCCTGCGCGGATAA
- a CDS encoding YtoQ family protein, protein MPLNVYLSGEIHTDWREQIIEGAKGLDVTFSAPVTDHDASDDCGVAILGEEPNKYWHDHKGAMINAIRTRKGIEGADVVVVRFGEKYRQWNAAFDAGYAAAKGKSLIVLQMPEHDHALKEVDAAALAVAREPAQVVEILAYVLNGSLPG, encoded by the coding sequence ATGCCCCTGAACGTTTATCTTTCCGGCGAAATCCACACCGATTGGCGTGAGCAGATCATCGAAGGTGCCAAGGGTCTGGATGTGACCTTCAGCGCCCCTGTGACGGATCACGATGCCTCGGACGATTGCGGTGTGGCCATTCTGGGCGAAGAGCCCAACAAATACTGGCACGACCACAAGGGCGCGATGATCAACGCCATCCGCACCCGCAAGGGGATCGAGGGTGCCGACGTTGTTGTCGTCCGCTTTGGCGAGAAATACCGCCAGTGGAACGCGGCCTTTGATGCGGGCTATGCCGCGGCCAAGGGCAAGTCTCTGATTGTTCTGCAGATGCCAGAACATGATCACGCGTTGAAAGAGGTGGATGCAGCGGCGCTGGCCGTCGCGCGCGAGCCTGCGCAAGTGGTTGAGATTCTGGCCTATGTGCTGAACGGTTCTCTGCCCGGCTAA
- the mscL gene encoding large conductance mechanosensitive channel protein MscL, translating into MLKEFKDFIAKGNVMDMAVGIIIGAAFTAIVKSMVDDLINPIIGLFTGGVDFTNKFAVLAGDVAAGSSLEAAREAGASVFAYGAFIMAVINFLIIAYVVFMLVKMVNKAKDAAEKEQEAVEEAPAGPSELDLLTEIRDALKK; encoded by the coding sequence ATGCTTAAAGAATTCAAGGATTTCATCGCCAAGGGCAATGTCATGGACATGGCAGTTGGTATCATCATCGGCGCAGCCTTCACTGCGATCGTGAAGTCGATGGTAGACGACCTGATCAACCCGATCATCGGTCTGTTTACCGGTGGTGTCGACTTCACCAACAAGTTCGCCGTCCTGGCGGGCGACGTGGCGGCCGGCAGCTCGCTGGAAGCAGCCCGCGAGGCAGGCGCATCGGTTTTCGCCTATGGTGCCTTCATCATGGCCGTGATCAACTTCCTGATCATCGCCTATGTTGTGTTCATGTTGGTGAAGATGGTCAACAAGGCCAAGGACGCCGCCGAGAAGGAACAGGAAGCCGTGGAAGAGGCCCCTGCAGGTCCCAGTGAACTGGATCTGCTGACCGAGATCCGCGACGCTTTGAAGAAATAA
- a CDS encoding ASCH domain-containing protein produces MSDDMEDLQVTYPGAGTFKFGDSAELSARLIGLVRSGKKRATCGALSEFKDEPEAMPVVGRTDIAANWDGTPALVIKTVKVEEIRFCDVTEEMALAEGEDDSLEGWRKGHEAFFARNGGFDPEMMLVFEHFDLIEDLADR; encoded by the coding sequence ATGAGCGACGATATGGAAGACCTTCAGGTCACATATCCCGGCGCGGGCACGTTCAAGTTCGGGGATAGCGCCGAGCTTTCAGCTCGACTGATCGGACTTGTTCGCTCGGGCAAAAAACGTGCGACTTGTGGCGCGTTGTCCGAGTTCAAAGACGAACCCGAAGCCATGCCCGTCGTAGGGCGCACTGACATTGCAGCGAACTGGGATGGCACACCGGCGCTGGTGATCAAAACTGTAAAGGTTGAAGAGATCCGCTTTTGCGATGTCACTGAAGAGATGGCTCTGGCAGAGGGCGAAGATGACAGTCTTGAGGGCTGGCGCAAAGGCCATGAAGCGTTTTTCGCACGCAACGGCGGCTTCGACCCTGAAATGATGCTGGTGTTCGAGCATTTTGACCTGATTGAGGATTTGGCAGACCGCTAA
- a CDS encoding RNA polymerase sigma factor, producing MLPPVEVQALVTRLIREDWGRILSSLVSSIGDYALAEDSLQDAVISALEVWPKKGAPRHPDAWMISVAKRKALDRLRRSATATRKQAELTLWLEQHQSDPEDTPMLITDHRLELIYTCCHPALEEKSRVALTLRALGGLTTAEIAKAFLDKSDAMAARLTRAKKKLRDAGIPFKLPEPEDLHDRTDTVLRVIYLIFNEGYQASDGQLTRGDLVAEAIRLGRILTGLLPDHAEAHGLLALMLLGESRMLARQGQGGAFVPLEHQNRARWDRAKIAEGLALVETTLTMGPAGPYALQAAISAVHAQAADFASTDWAQIVALYDVLYARHPNPVLRINQAVALSYADSPQAGLTLLNSVDAEGKFARYQPFHACRADLLARLGRDRDAAESYRAAIALSDAPEQAAFLESRLHALNAP from the coding sequence ATGCTGCCCCCGGTCGAAGTGCAAGCGCTGGTCACGCGATTGATCCGCGAAGACTGGGGGCGCATCCTATCTTCACTGGTGTCGTCCATTGGTGACTATGCCTTGGCCGAGGATAGCTTGCAGGACGCTGTTATCTCGGCGCTTGAGGTCTGGCCAAAGAAGGGCGCGCCGCGTCATCCCGATGCGTGGATGATCTCGGTGGCAAAGCGCAAGGCCTTGGATCGTCTACGTCGAAGTGCGACGGCAACCCGCAAACAGGCCGAGCTGACCCTTTGGCTGGAACAGCACCAAAGCGACCCCGAGGATACGCCGATGCTGATCACCGACCATCGTCTGGAACTTATCTACACGTGCTGCCACCCTGCGCTTGAAGAAAAGTCCCGTGTTGCCCTGACCCTGCGTGCGCTGGGCGGGCTGACGACGGCTGAAATTGCCAAGGCGTTTCTGGACAAATCCGACGCTATGGCCGCCCGCCTGACCCGCGCCAAGAAGAAGCTGCGCGATGCGGGCATCCCTTTCAAACTGCCGGAACCCGAAGACCTGCACGACCGCACCGACACCGTGCTGCGCGTCATATATCTGATCTTCAACGAGGGCTATCAAGCGTCTGACGGCCAGCTGACCCGCGGCGATCTGGTGGCCGAGGCGATCCGTCTGGGGCGTATCCTGACCGGTCTGCTCCCCGATCACGCCGAGGCACATGGCCTTCTGGCCCTGATGCTGCTGGGCGAAAGCCGCATGCTGGCGCGGCAAGGGCAGGGTGGGGCGTTCGTCCCGTTGGAACATCAAAACCGTGCGCGCTGGGATCGCGCCAAGATCGCCGAGGGGTTGGCGTTGGTCGAAACCACTTTGACCATGGGTCCTGCTGGTCCCTATGCGCTTCAGGCCGCGATCAGCGCAGTACACGCGCAGGCCGCAGATTTTGCCTCGACCGACTGGGCGCAGATCGTGGCGCTCTATGACGTGCTTTATGCCCGCCACCCCAACCCAGTCTTGCGGATCAATCAGGCCGTGGCGTTGTCCTATGCCGACAGCCCGCAGGCAGGTCTGACCCTGCTGAACTCGGTCGACGCGGAAGGCAAATTCGCCCGCTATCAACCGTTCCACGCCTGTCGTGCCGATCTTCTGGCACGCCTTGGGCGTGACCGCGACGCCGCCGAAAGCTATCGCGCCGCCATCGCCCTGTCCGACGCACCAGAACAAGCAGCGTTCCTTGAAAGCCGCCTTCACGCACTGAACGCGCCCTGA
- the pheS gene encoding phenylalanine--tRNA ligase subunit alpha, whose product MDELRTKYLDAIGGAADEAALEDIRVQAVGKKGEVALKMRELGKMTPEERQVAGPKLNALKDEINSAIAAKKSGLADAALDERLRTEWLDVTLPGRPARQGSIHPISQVTEEISAIFGDMGFSVAEGPQIESDWYNFDALNIPPHHPARQEFDTFYMHRDEGDNRPPHVLRTHTSPVQIRAMEKTGAPIRVIAPGRVYRSDYDQTHTPMFHQVEGLAIDKDISMANLKWTLEEFCRAFFEIDGIELRFRASHFPFTEPSAEVDIRCSWEGGTLKLGEGDDWMEILGSGMVHPKVLQSAGVNPDDWQGFAFGLGIDRLAMLKYGIPDLRAFFDSDLRWLRHYGFSSLDVPTMRGGLSR is encoded by the coding sequence ATGGACGAGCTCAGAACAAAATATCTGGACGCAATCGGTGGGGCCGCTGACGAGGCGGCACTGGAAGATATCCGCGTGCAGGCGGTTGGCAAAAAGGGCGAAGTGGCTCTGAAAATGCGCGAGCTGGGCAAGATGACGCCCGAAGAACGCCAAGTGGCCGGCCCCAAGCTGAACGCGCTGAAGGACGAGATCAACTCGGCCATCGCCGCCAAGAAATCCGGGCTGGCGGATGCCGCCCTTGATGAACGTCTGCGCACCGAATGGCTGGACGTCACCCTGCCAGGCCGCCCCGCGCGCCAAGGCTCGATCCACCCGATCAGCCAAGTGACCGAGGAAATCTCGGCCATCTTCGGCGACATGGGTTTCTCGGTCGCCGAGGGCCCGCAGATTGAAAGCGATTGGTACAACTTCGACGCCCTGAACATCCCGCCGCACCACCCCGCGCGTCAGGAATTCGACACGTTCTATATGCACCGCGACGAGGGCGATAACCGCCCGCCGCACGTGCTGCGCACCCACACCTCGCCGGTGCAAATCCGCGCGATGGAGAAGACCGGCGCGCCGATCCGCGTGATCGCACCGGGTCGCGTATACCGCTCGGATTACGACCAGACCCACACCCCGATGTTCCATCAGGTCGAGGGGCTGGCGATCGACAAAGACATCTCGATGGCGAACCTGAAATGGACGCTGGAAGAATTCTGCCGCGCCTTCTTTGAAATCGACGGCATCGAACTGCGCTTCCGCGCCTCGCACTTCCCGTTCACCGAACCGTCGGCTGAAGTCGACATTCGCTGTTCATGGGAAGGCGGCACCCTGAAACTGGGCGAGGGCGACGACTGGATGGAAATCCTCGGCTCTGGCATGGTGCACCCGAAAGTGTTGCAATCGGCGGGCGTGAACCCCGACGACTGGCAGGGCTTTGCATTTGGCCTCGGCATCGACCGTCTGGCCATGCTGAAATACGGCATCCCCGACCTGCGCGCGTTCTTTGATTCAGACCTGCGCTGGCTGCGCCACTATGGCTTCAGCTCGCTGGACGTGCCGACCATGCGTGGGGGGCTGTCGCGATGA
- the ald gene encoding alanine dehydrogenase, with product MLIGCPKEIKPQEFRVGLTPAAAGEAIGRGHSVIVETNAGMGAGFSDDDYRAAGATVLDTAEEIFAKADMIVKVKEPQAVERKMLREGQLLFTYLHLAPDPEQTHDLLASGCTAIAYETVTDNNGGLPLLAPMSEVAGRLAPQVGSWTLQKANGGRGVLMGGVPGVGPAKVVVIGGGVVGTHAAKIAAGMGADVTVLDRSLPRLRYLDDVYGGTFKNQYSTAAATAELVQQADMVIGAVLIPGAAAPKLISRAQLSTMKPGAVLVDVAIDQGGCFETSKATTHADPIYEVDNVMHYCVANMPGAVARTSTIALGNATLPFMLSLADKGWKEACAADPHLLNGLNVHAGKLTYAAVGEALGLDSITGQDALNI from the coding sequence ATGCTGATCGGATGCCCAAAAGAGATCAAACCACAGGAATTTCGCGTTGGACTGACGCCCGCCGCCGCAGGCGAGGCGATTGGACGTGGCCATTCCGTAATCGTTGAAACCAATGCCGGAATGGGCGCTGGGTTCTCGGATGATGACTACCGCGCCGCAGGCGCCACCGTTTTGGACACGGCGGAAGAAATCTTTGCCAAAGCCGACATGATCGTAAAAGTGAAAGAGCCGCAGGCCGTTGAGCGCAAGATGCTGCGCGAAGGTCAGCTGCTGTTCACCTATCTGCACCTTGCGCCGGACCCCGAGCAGACCCACGACCTGTTGGCCTCGGGCTGTACGGCAATCGCGTACGAGACCGTGACCGACAACAATGGCGGCCTGCCGCTGCTAGCCCCGATGTCCGAGGTTGCTGGGCGTCTGGCCCCTCAGGTGGGGTCGTGGACCCTGCAGAAGGCCAATGGCGGCCGTGGTGTCCTGATGGGCGGCGTTCCCGGCGTTGGTCCGGCAAAGGTTGTCGTGATTGGCGGCGGTGTCGTCGGCACCCATGCAGCCAAGATCGCCGCTGGCATGGGCGCGGATGTGACCGTGCTGGATCGTTCACTGCCGCGTCTTCGCTATCTGGATGACGTCTATGGCGGCACCTTCAAGAATCAGTACTCGACCGCTGCGGCAACCGCAGAGCTGGTTCAGCAAGCCGACATGGTGATCGGTGCCGTTCTGATCCCGGGCGCAGCCGCCCCCAAGCTGATCAGCCGTGCGCAGCTGTCGACCATGAAGCCGGGTGCCGTACTGGTGGACGTTGCGATCGACCAAGGTGGGTGCTTCGAGACCTCGAAGGCCACCACCCACGCCGACCCGATCTATGAGGTCGACAACGTGATGCACTATTGCGTGGCCAACATGCCGGGCGCTGTCGCCCGCACCTCGACCATCGCATTGGGCAACGCAACTCTGCCCTTCATGCTGTCGCTGGCCGACAAAGGCTGGAAAGAGGCATGTGCCGCCGATCCGCACCTGCTGAACGGTCTGAACGTGCATGCTGGCAAACTGACCTATGCTGCCGTGGGTGAAGCCCTTGGGCTGGACAGCATCACCGGACAAGACGCGCTGAACATCTGA
- the rplT gene encoding 50S ribosomal protein L20 produces the protein MSRVKGGTTTHARHKKVVKAAKGFYGRRKNTFKVARQAVDKANQYATRDRKNRKRQFRALWIQRINAAVRSHDESLTYSRFINGLNLAGVEVDRKVLADLAVHEPEAFGAIVEKAQAALAA, from the coding sequence ATGTCCCGCGTTAAAGGTGGAACCACAACTCACGCCCGTCACAAAAAAGTCGTCAAGGCCGCTAAAGGCTTTTACGGTCGCCGCAAGAATACCTTCAAGGTAGCGCGCCAGGCCGTCGACAAGGCGAACCAATATGCAACCCGCGACCGTAAGAACCGCAAGCGTCAGTTCCGCGCTCTGTGGATCCAGCGTATCAACGCTGCTGTCCGTTCGCACGACGAAAGCCTGACATACTCGCGCTTCATCAACGGCCTGAACCTGGCTGGTGTTGAAGTGGACCGTAAGGTTCTGGCCGATCTGGCCGTTCACGAGCCCGAAGCATTCGGTGCGATCGTTGAAAAAGCACAGGCTGCTCTGGCTGCTTAA
- a CDS encoding cupin domain-containing protein, which produces MPFPDFIKELPSIDVPFPEDVVQTAVVRSDEGLVAFFTFLKDMELPPHSHGPQWGTVVEGEIELTIGGETRTYKAGDSYNIPAGVVHGGRIKSGTRAIDVFAEADRYTIKK; this is translated from the coding sequence ATGCCCTTTCCAGATTTTATAAAAGAACTACCCAGCATCGACGTGCCATTCCCCGAAGATGTCGTGCAAACGGCTGTTGTGCGGTCAGACGAAGGTTTGGTTGCCTTCTTCACATTCCTCAAAGACATGGAGCTTCCGCCGCATTCACACGGGCCGCAATGGGGTACCGTTGTGGAAGGAGAGATCGAGCTGACCATCGGTGGCGAGACACGAACCTACAAGGCCGGCGACAGCTACAACATCCCGGCAGGCGTCGTGCATGGCGGCCGCATTAAGTCTGGAACACGCGCCATTGACGTCTTTGCCGAGGCAGATCGCTACACAATCAAAAAATAG